In a genomic window of Gossypium arboreum isolate Shixiya-1 chromosome 7, ASM2569848v2, whole genome shotgun sequence:
- the LOC108450861 gene encoding peroxisomal membrane protein 11C-like isoform X1 — translation MSTLDATRAELALIVLYLNKAEARDKICRAIQYGSKFLSNGQPGTAQNVDKSTSLARKVFRLFKFVNDLHGLISPVPRGTPLPLALLGKSKNALLSTFLFLDQIVWLGRTEGSHLQNKERTELIGRISLFCWMGSSICTTLVEAGELRRLSKSMKKLEKNLKDSDKYKSEEYCAKLQKSNERTLALVKAGLDIVVAVGLLQLAPKKVTPRVTGALGFATSLISCYQLLPSPSKSKVN, via the exons ATGAGTACGCTGGATGCAACTAGAGCAGAACTTGCTCTTATAGTTTTGTATTTGAATAAGGCTGAAGCAAGGGATAAGATATGCAGGGCTATACAATATGGTTCGAAATTCTTAAGTAATGGGCAACCTGGCACAGCCCAAAATGTTGACAAGTCAACCAGCTTGGCTCGGAAAGTTTTCCGTCTTTTTAAG TTTGTCAATGACTTGCATGGTCTTATTAGCCCAGTTCCTCGAGGAACTCCCCTTCCACTAGCTCTGCTGGGAAAG TCCAAAAATGCGCTGTTGTCAACTTTCTTGTTTCTCGATCAAATTGTCTGGCTTGGCAGAACAG AAGGAAGCCATTTACAGAACAAAGAAAGAACTGAGCTGATTGGACGGATATCTCTTTTCTGTTGGATGGGTTCTTCAATCTGTACCACCTTGGTTGAG GCTGGGGAGCTCAGAAGGCTATCTAAATCAATGAAAAAGTTGGAAAAGAATCTTAAGGACAGTGATAAGTACAAG AGTGAGGAATACTGTGCCAAGCTCCAAAAATCAAATGAGAGGACTCTAGCTCTTGTTAAAGCAGGACTGGATATAGTGGTAGCAGTTGGCCTTCTTCAATTGGCACCTAAGAAAGTCACCCCTCGTGTAACAGGGGCTCTTGGATTTGCTACGTCTCTCATCTCCTGTTATCAG TTGCTTCCGTCACCATCCAAGTCCAAGGTAAACTGA
- the LOC108450835 gene encoding F-box protein At4g00755-like, whose product MKKMKNGDDFLNFLPCDLSIKILTALEGPSDLVRITAVSRNWRHFVIRHGLCKHLSLQMFPQLSRVDRVNELGGSTKGHAGAGSSNFMEWEALEREHRAYAFLARCCLSTTAGDCISEAIIASSTDNYPEESICNTLEPRDRVARTASYWSSKGQKNPAVPETLTYRLIADLCVVTEIKIRPFQAFFQFGYPIYSAKSVRFRMGHIKDADESCQDSGTDRFAWTYTSQEFEMAQENRLQTFKLPEPILCIGGILQIELLSRVQRQEIDGLFYICVSHVQVVGRPLSPAFGIQILEPPEKFVLEVQSYSLPTLPEQMSSITSLQMRVRDLEQILNLLQGNEGEVEYGYEWEVEDEDEEEFDI is encoded by the exons atgaaaaagatgaaaaatggtgatgatttcttgaaTTTCCTCCCTTGCGACTTGTCAATAAAGATACTTACTGCTTTAGAGGGTCCATCTGATCTTGTTCGCATCACTGCTGTCTCACGCAACTGGCGACATTTTG TGATTAGACATGGTCTATGTAAGCATCTGTCCCTCCAAATGTTTCCCCAATTATCTAGAGTTGATCGTGTCAATGAGCTAGGTGGCAGTACAAAAGGTCATGCTGGAGCTGGATCTAGTAATTTTATGGAGTGGGAAGCTTTGGAGAGGGAGCATAGAGCTTATGCCTTTTTAGCTCGATGTTGTTTGTCAACTACTGCTGGGGATTGCATCTCAGAAGCAATAATTGCTTCTAGCACTGATAATTATCCAGAGGAAAGCATATGTAATACTTTGGAACCAAGAGATAGGGTGGCTCGGACAGCTTCATACTGGTCTAGTAAAGGACAAAAGAATCCTGCCGTGCCTGAAACATTGACATATAGATTGATTGCTGATTTGTGTGTTGTTACAGAGATCAAGATAAGACCTTTCCAGG CTTTCTTCCAGTTTGGTTACCCTATATATTCAGCGAAGTCTGTGAGATTTCGCATGGGTCATATCAAGGATGCGGATGAGTCATGCCAGGATTCTGGTACTGACAGGTTTGCATGGACTTACAcctcacaagagtttgaaatggCTCAG GAAAACCGCTTACAGACTTTCAAGCTTCCAGAGCCTATTCTTTGCATTGGTGGAATATTACAGATTGAGCTGTTGAGTAGGGTCCAGAGACAGGAAATAGATGGCTTGTTCTATATCTG TGTGTCACATGTTCAAGTTGTGGGACGCCCATTATCTCCTGCTTTTGGTATTCAGATACTTGAACCCCCAGAAAAATTCGTGCTAGAGGTACAGAGTTATTCACTGCCAACTTTACCTGAGCAGATGAGCTCTATAACCAGTTTGCAGATGCGTGTGAGAGACTTGGAGCAAATTCTGAATTTACTGCAGGGAAATGAAGGTGAGGTGGAATATGGATATGAATGGGAAGTGGAAGACGAGGACGAGGAAGAATTTGACATCTGA
- the LOC108450861 gene encoding peroxisomal membrane protein 11C-like isoform X2: MSTLDATRAELALIVLYLNKAEARDKICRAIQYGSKFLSNGQPGTAQNVDKSTSLARKVFRLFKFVNDLHGLISPVPRGTPLPLALLGKSKNALLSTFLFLDQIVWLGRTGIYKNKERTELIGRISLFCWMGSSICTTLVEAGELRRLSKSMKKLEKNLKDSDKYKSEEYCAKLQKSNERTLALVKAGLDIVVAVGLLQLAPKKVTPRVTGALGFATSLISCYQLLPSPSKSKVN, translated from the exons ATGAGTACGCTGGATGCAACTAGAGCAGAACTTGCTCTTATAGTTTTGTATTTGAATAAGGCTGAAGCAAGGGATAAGATATGCAGGGCTATACAATATGGTTCGAAATTCTTAAGTAATGGGCAACCTGGCACAGCCCAAAATGTTGACAAGTCAACCAGCTTGGCTCGGAAAGTTTTCCGTCTTTTTAAG TTTGTCAATGACTTGCATGGTCTTATTAGCCCAGTTCCTCGAGGAACTCCCCTTCCACTAGCTCTGCTGGGAAAG TCCAAAAATGCGCTGTTGTCAACTTTCTTGTTTCTCGATCAAATTGTCTGGCTTGGCAGAACAGGTATCTATAAG AACAAAGAAAGAACTGAGCTGATTGGACGGATATCTCTTTTCTGTTGGATGGGTTCTTCAATCTGTACCACCTTGGTTGAG GCTGGGGAGCTCAGAAGGCTATCTAAATCAATGAAAAAGTTGGAAAAGAATCTTAAGGACAGTGATAAGTACAAG AGTGAGGAATACTGTGCCAAGCTCCAAAAATCAAATGAGAGGACTCTAGCTCTTGTTAAAGCAGGACTGGATATAGTGGTAGCAGTTGGCCTTCTTCAATTGGCACCTAAGAAAGTCACCCCTCGTGTAACAGGGGCTCTTGGATTTGCTACGTCTCTCATCTCCTGTTATCAG TTGCTTCCGTCACCATCCAAGTCCAAGGTAAACTGA